A genome region from Campylobacter suis includes the following:
- a CDS encoding DUF6033 family protein has product MQIPKIQAHSLANTQDTFLKARLSYNSSFVYASISQMSSSINARGKIYEEQYSNAFSSSGQISIDELKSQLKTEFSYIDFVDYDTKKPPLGRSQVYIDRENLKKMANDENYRAKIFGLIKRETESEANQGAGYKFMDSSRGVAHVTSRVLMSISKDNDGEPPYVGYAAGSFSFEGSSSSSFNPKRDTFKQIQKRIEEKKEQQRLEEKRAEAKRIEQKLEQKHIEEMRELKELVSINFNQTRTYNNFVFSAQPSTSSEGFYV; this is encoded by the coding sequence ATGCAAATACCTAAAATACAAGCTCATAGCCTTGCTAACACCCAAGATACATTTTTAAAAGCAAGACTCTCTTATAATTCAAGCTTTGTTTACGCAAGTATTTCACAAATGAGTAGTTCTATTAACGCACGTGGAAAAATATATGAAGAACAATACTCTAATGCCTTTAGTAGCAGTGGGCAAATCAGTATTGATGAGCTAAAATCTCAGCTAAAAACAGAATTTTCATATATTGACTTTGTGGATTATGATACGAAAAAGCCTCCACTTGGACGCTCTCAGGTTTATATAGATAGAGAGAATTTAAAGAAAATGGCAAATGATGAAAACTACCGTGCTAAAATTTTTGGCTTAATAAAACGCGAAACCGAATCAGAAGCAAACCAGGGGGCTGGATATAAATTTATGGACTCAAGTAGAGGTGTCGCGCATGTAACTAGCAGGGTTTTAATGAGCATAAGCAAAGATAATGATGGCGAACCACCTTATGTTGGATATGCTGCGGGTTCATTTTCATTTGAGGGTTCATCAAGCTCATCATTTAACCCAAAGCGTGATACATTTAAACAGATACAAAAGCGTATCGAAGAGAAAAAGGAACAACAAAGGCTTGAAGAAAAAAGAGCCGAAGCAAAAAGAATAGAGCAAAAACTTGAGCAAAAGCATATCGAAGAGATGAGAGAGCTTAAAGAACTTGTGAGTATAAATTTTAATCAAACAAGAACTTATAATAACTTTGTTTTTAGTGCTCAGCCTAGTACTAGCAGTGAAGGTTTTTATGTTTAG